Part of the Capsicum annuum cultivar UCD-10X-F1 chromosome 12, UCD10Xv1.1, whole genome shotgun sequence genome is shown below.
TAACATGCCTAATATCCatataatgtataatattataaGGCCTACTTTTCACCAGATTATCCCCCAAAAAGTACGTAAAGTTATTTTCTCCAAGAAGTCAAGTTCCCCAAAAAAGATTTAAGTTTATCACATCAATTGATAGATCGTCTTATGCATTCGCTTGATTCTCGATAGGCAGGCCAAGAACAACATACTTAAGCCCCCTTTGTTCTAGATTATGCTTCAACTGATAGTGTCTGCTTGTTAGGCCTTAGTCGACAATGAATTAGGCAGAATATGGTGACAGAATTGAGTTCCTTACAATGCGAAGAACTACATGCTTTGAATGTTATGGAGCCACAGTACTGTACAAAAATGTTAACCTGCTATTGATTGTAAAGCCCAAGAGAACGGAAAAAACTTGAACAAATGAAAACACAATCAACTTGGTCAGGCACTCCAACGTTTGAGTATCTGCCTTTGTTTTGGCATGATTGACTGATTGAGTTTCCAGTAGTCTCACTATTGCCCAGTTTAATCTAACCACTTCTCCCACATGGCAATACTGGATGTCCAACCTAAATATTAGCTCAAatacaactatttttttcaataagtaaacaACTTTATTAATGAGTGGGGAAAACCCCGTATAGAAGTTTAATAAAACGTAGAGAACCTACACAAAAATATGATTCTCTACAAAGGATATCAATCATCCATATACACAGGGATCTTGTGGCTGTaccaaaaggaaaatagaaacAGATATCAATTTCTACCCACTTTAAATGCTCTCTTAGCTCATCCGTTGTCCAATATCTCATCCTTAGCTGCCAACCATGCAAAGAAACACACCTTCTTGGTGCCTTGAGGATCCTGATCGATAAATGCGGGAAAGTGGACTCCTCTCTCACTAGCAAACGCTGCTAGTATGCTTGACTATGAACAAACTATTTCTCTTCACCCCCTGACATGAGTGTGGATAGCAGAAAACTTGAATTTAAAGTATAGAACAATAAAGGGATTGAATCCTTGAAGGAAATCAAAACAAACTCAAGTATATGAGAAAGCCAAACCATGCAGCTGAAGAGGTATATTTTCCATTTGTAAAATTCTTGCTCACAAAAAAAATGAGCGGAAACTTGCTAGTATTACCTTTGGTTATGTCTGTTGTCCCGCAAAGAAAGCTTTCAAACTGCCATCAGTGCCAACCCAACTGAAGCCTGTGCCTTTTGATATTCCTCTAATCTTCATAATCTCCCTAAGTTCACTCACGCCATCCCATCTACCAGCATCTGCAAGAGCATTAGATAGTGCAACATATGCCCCCGGACGACTACTGCTATTTAGCTTGAAAAGCTCATTGGCAGCTAAATTAGCCAATTCGACGTCTCCGTGAAGTCTACAAGAACTGAGTAAAGCTGCCCAAACATCAGAATCTGGCCTTTCAGTCATATTAATCACAAACTCTAATGCCTGATTTAAGCTCCCTGAGCGACCAAAGATATCAACCATGCAAGCGTAATGCTCCATCCTTGGCTTCATAGAGTAATCTCTCTCCATGCTTTCAAAAATCTCTCTTCCTTTAGCAACTAATCCGGAATGCGCACAAGCAGAAAGAGCACTTAGAAATGTAACATAATTTGGAACAATGAGATGATCTACTTGCATAATACTAAATAGTTCAAGTGCCTCATTGGGATACCCGTTCTTTCCGTATCCATCAATCATCGAAGTCCATGAGAATACATTCTTCTCAGGCATGTGGTTAAAGACTCTTCTTGCATCCTCAACCAATCCACACTTTGAATACATGTCAATTAAAGCACTTCCAATTTTTACATGCTCAATTAACTCAGTCTTCATCATCTGTCCTTGAACTTGTTGACCAATTTCGAACGCTGCTAGAGCAGAACAAGCCCCAATAATACTTGCAAAAGTAGAAATATTTGGCCTAAAACCGAAACGTTGCATGTCAATATAAACCTCAATCGCCTTCTTACCATTTTCAACACGTTTACTATACCCTTCAATCATCGCGTTAAACACCACAACATCTTTCTCCATTGTTTTACTAAACACGTCTTCAGCCTCCTCAATATTCCCCTGATCCATATACCCCGATATCAACGACGTCGCACAAACTACATTCCTTTCcaacatcaaatcaaacactctCCTTGCACAATCCACTCTCCCACTCTTCACATACGAGTCAACTAACGCCGTATAAAGCACATCATCACCCTCAACTACGCATTTAAACACTCGTGCATGAACCTGTTTTCCAATATAGCTATTCGTCGAGCCACTACTACACCCCTTCAAGATCATGGATAACGTAAACTCATCCGGCCTTTCCCCCAAAGAACACAACTTTCTAACCATATCAAAGCATTCTAAAACAACCCCATTTTTCACATAGCCCGAAATCATGTAATTATAAGCAGAAAGAGTTggtttaggcatttcatcaaacacttggcggGCGTAAAAAAGACAAGAACtttttaaataaagtattaacAATTTGATACGTATATTGGTATTCGGTTTGTACCCGGTTTTCAAAATGTATGAATGTATCTTTTGGCCATGAATTGGAGTGTCCGAATTGATATAGTTTTGTAAAGATAACGACATTGAAGACAATTTTGGTGGCCATAAAGGGGAAGAAGTTTGTGTTTCTTGTAAAGGAGGGAAAGATTTGAATTTGGGTATTTTGGTGGCATTTATCATTGTTGTGTTAGCTGCTATGATGTTCGTTACTCGAGCCGAGGTCTTTCAGAAATATCTGTGTACATTCTACTCTTCTAAAATCTAGCTTTTAGGACTAAACTAGGCTGTTGTTGTTGTCTTAGAGCTCGAGACTGTTTTGTTATGTTAGCTGATTTGATGTTGttacttgagccgagggttttttgaaaatagtctttctATGTATACCTTTTCGAGATAGTGATAAGGTGTATATATACTCTGTCCTCTCCCGACTGTTTTTGGGACTATACTAGGCTGTTGTTGTCTGAAAGCTCAAGATCAGTGGCGGCCACAGCcaacgaagggtggtcagatgaatatggttatatacatgttgttgcacacTCTTGACAAGCCAGAGAAGCATAAtccagtggtcaagagtgtgcatttccGCATCAACAACGAACCTTGACAGGTGCAGCagtgctttattttttttgttttttaaacagTTCTTTGCCCAAGGAAAAAATATATGCTCAAGATTGTATTGTTATGTTAGTTGCTTTGAAGTTTGTTACTCGAGGCGAGGGAATTTTTGGAAATAGTTTTTCTATATCTTCTCGAGGTAGTGATAAAGTTTGCGTACACTTTACCTTCTTCAGGCCTTGCTTATGGGACTATACTAGCTttgagttgttgttgttgtttgaaagCTCAAGATTGTATTGTTATGTTAGCGGCTTTGATGTTCCttacttgagctgagggtctttcGAAACAACTTTTGTATCTTTATTCGAGGTAATGGTAAGGTCTCTGTAGGATTATAGTGGGCTATTGTTTTTGTTGTCCGAAAGCGCAAGACTGTTTTGTTTTGTGAGCTGCTTTGATTTTTGTTACTCGAGCTGAGGATTTTtcagaaacagtctctctattTCTACCTTCTCGAAGTTCCCGAGATCCCACTTTTCGGACTATACTGGGTTGTGGTTATTGCTATGTTAGTTGCTTTGATGTTTGTTACTCGAGTCAAGGGTTTTTTGGAAATAATCTCTTTATTTGTACTTTCTCGAGGTAGTAGTAAGGACGGCGTACACTCGCAATATTCTCTTGAGACCCGATTTTCGGACTGTACTaggctgttgttgttgttgtctgaAAGCTCAAGATTGTTTGTTGCTTAAGGAGAAAGAGGCACTAAACTTTAGAACTATTCTGCAGTTGGCATAATTCACAAGTACTCCCTCCAACTTCGAAATTCGAATGCACGTATAGACACCTCAACTTATCGTCATTGTATTAGTTGAAAACTTTGATTCTTAAAATGATTTCATCTCTAAATTTTATGTGTTACATCACCTTCATATATTTAAGAGACATAAGAACTACTTTGTGTGTTTATAGGACACAACAAGGTTTCCTCACctttctaataaaaaaattacagtGCAGCTCGAAATTGAAGTGCTTAATCGTTTGTTGGAATTAAATTGAGGTGTTTGTCTGTGTGCACTCTCaaatttaaattatgtattaattgattaaaatctaatttgagtgattatttatgtattatgcctttcatttctatttatttcttaccAAGCTTAATTTGTGAAAATAGTcttataatttaaatagaaaaactTAATTTGTGAAAATAGTcttataatttaaatagaaaaagaaataaagcaCTGCTACACTTGCCAAGGTTTGAAACCGAGTTGTTGATGCGAAAATGCACACTCTTgactatgcttctctagcttgtcaagagtgtgcaacaacatgtatataaccataaatatctatctttaacctatatactcaaaaaaaattccgacgaagggtgttcatctgatCACCCTTCGTTggctgtggctccgccactgaccGTACCCTTGACCGctcactacaatatatatagagagagatagatagtCCGTGGCTAACACAtgataatttgatttttgataatatATTGTTCATTTATTGTTAGATAAAATTAGCGATGAATTTTAATACTTTAGCTtataaaatttatcatgaaagtaatttaattgaattattctttattttttcctcaaattattttGCTTCTCTTCAGgtttttatatcatgatttactgGAGAATGAGTAGATTCAAGAAAAGAATTagtataacaacaataataatatgttTGAGTGAAATTTCACAAGTATATATGGTCTAATGAGAGTGATGTGTACGCAGATTTACCCTTATTTTATGAAGGTggagaggttatttccgataaACCAATAAAGTTATATCACAACAtgcatgaaaagaaaataaagtagaaggataataaagagaagaataacaacaacaataaataataCGATAACCAAATTAACAAACGAGCAAAAAAGAAAGTAGTATTTTTCCTTTAATGTCCTAAGCAACACTTTTTATGGACCAAATTAATTTGACTAAAATCATGATGCTTATATTGAATCAGAAGAATTggctatttatatatttaattatatacatCTCCAGCTAACTACATACAGTTGTAAATTGCTTCATTACAGCAATGAACTTGTCTTATTATAATATGAAGTGAAGTAACAAATATTTAGGTGAAATAAtaaatgtgtgtgtatatagcTGGACACTATTATCGatcgttaatttttttttaaaagtttaacTAATATGATTTGTCAGCGTAAATAATTTTTCtgttatatttaaataaataatgtttttttatttttcaagattttaagaAGGCATATATATCAGTATCCTTTGTATAACATGAAGTGATAGCATAAGAAAGGTCAAACCCATCGATAGCCCCTCAAATTTGTCCCTAAAATTTATTTAGGCtcctaaactaaggcttgtacctattaaACCCCTAAACCCCCCCAATTTGGTTCCAATTGAGCATTTTTTGCCCACATCTCATCAGCTTTCAGGCGCGTGTCTCCAAACGCCGCTGATGTGGAAAGTTATTCCACTTAAAACCCTCCACGTGTATAAACTAATTCTACATATACTtaatacattttaattttaaatggaaaaaatctcATTCCACGGaagtttttctctctctctccccgTTAACTCTCTCTGATCTCTCTTCATAATCCTAAATTAAccttaaattaactaaattttcaCTCAAATCGAAGGACAAATTTGGGGATTTTCCTCAGATCTTCCTGGTGTAAGTGTTCTTATGATTTGTATTTgttaaattttagcatattatagtttttagggttttcaaatCACTGTTAAGCCTATGATTTTGGGAATCTCCttacttaacatgcattaaaggtTATATCTTTTAGCTTATTGATGTGTACTCTGGGTATATTCCGTGGCCATTCCGTTGAGTAACTTTGAATTTTTACCCTTTGTCACACGTGACGTAATAAATGGagataattttcacaaaattacaCCATGGGGGATCCTTTTCTAATACGGGTGTCCCTACATATGTTGCAAGTTGTGTGCCAGAGGTAAGGTACATTGACAAGGATTACTTTTCCATACTAGAATTGTTATTTTATACTAAAGAATTAAGGTATGAAGCTGTTAGGGGGTTTTATTATCAAGATGCAGTAACTAATAAGTTCAAGTTCGTTAAAAGTGACAGACATCTCTATGAACTGATTAAAGATTTAAAACATAAGGACTCTATTGATTTTTATgtctatcatgttttagatgaaCCAATTCTTGACCCTGATGGTCCCACTGATTTTTTACCTGCACCTGATATTATTGAGTGTGCAGACCtagaaagagaaagtgttggtGTTGGTGATAGTGCTAACATAGAGAGGGAATCTGTTGGAGTAGAGGAAGAGAGAAAGGCTGATGTAGAAGATGTTGGTGTACAAGGAGGTGATGAGGCTAATGTAGAAGATATCCATGTAGAAGATATTAGCCTAGAAGATTTTGGTGTAGAAGGAGGTGATGAGGCTGATGCAGAAGACATTAATGTAGAAGATGTTAATAGGCTAATAAGTGAGTTATCAGATTATTTGAGTAGTGATTCAGATCTTGGAGATATTCCTTCAGAAGATGGCTCAGATGTTGATGAGGAGTTGAGGGCTTTTAGAcaagaaagaagggaaaaaaagCCAACAACaaagaaagcaagaaaaaaagttgttgaaactGAAGAAGTACCTGTGGGAGTTGCTGGTTGTGTAGATAGAGGCTTTGGGGATATTGGTAAAAGTAAGGCTACCAAATATTCTGAAAAGTTGGGTGGAGATGAGGAATATATTGATAGTTTTGATTGTTGGAGTGAAGATAGTGAAGAGATAGATGTAGATGTTGTTAGAGGAGTAGATCTACCTAGAAGAAGGAGAAGCAATAAAACTAGGTATGATGAAAATTGTGAGTTTTCTGCGTTTGAGCTTAGAATGATTTTTGCGGGTGCAAATCAGTTTAGAAAAGTTGTAGCAGATTATGCTGTAGAGTATAGAAGGCAGGTGAAGTTAAAACCTAATGAAAAATATAGAATAAGGGTGAAGTGCATTGCAACTGGTTGCTGTTTGCTTCTACTGATAGGGATTCAGGTGATTTTATTGTTAAGAACTATAACCCTATTTACAAATGTATACCTCTAAACAAGAACAAGATGTGTGATTCAAAGCTGGTTGCTAAAAAGTTCAAGGACAAAATAGCTTCTCATCCATACATTAGGATTTGGAAATTCAGGATTTAGTAAGAGAGACGTTGGGTCTTTATGTAGGTAAAACTATTTGTTATAAGAATAAACAGATTGTTATGAGGGAGAATATGGGAGATTGGAAGCTGAAATTTGCCAGATTATATAACTATGCAGATATGATCAAGACAATAAATCCTAGAAGTTCTTGTTGGATAAAAATTGACAAAGAGACTGAAACAAGAAAGAAcctctttgtttatttctttgtgtgcttttatgcCTTCAATCAAGGATGGTTAGATGGGTGTAGGAGAATTATTGATTTTGATGGATGCTTTCTCAAAGAAGCTTGTAAGGGTGAGTTGTTGGTTGGTGTGGGAAAAAATGGCAACAACTAAATGTATCCTATTGCATGGGCAGTTGTGGATACTAAAACAAAACATATCTGGGACTGGTTCATAAGGTATCTGATTGCAGATCTAAATCTGGGAACTGGTGAAGGCTTGACTGTAATGTCA
Proteins encoded:
- the LOC107851369 gene encoding pentatricopeptide repeat-containing protein At1g28690, mitochondrial; the encoded protein is MINATKIPKFKSFPPLQETQTSSPLWPPKLSSMSLSLQNYINSDTPIHGQKIHSYILKTGYKPNTNIRIKLLILYLKSSCLFYARQVFDEMPKPTLSAYNYMISGYVKNGVVLECFDMVRKLCSLGERPDEFTLSMILKGCSSGSTNSYIGKQVHARVFKCVVEGDDVLYTALVDSYVKSGRVDCARRVFDLMLERNVVCATSLISGYMDQGNIEEAEDVFSKTMEKDVVVFNAMIEGYSKRVENGKKAIEVYIDMQRFGFRPNISTFASIIGACSALAAFEIGQQVQGQMMKTELIEHVKIGSALIDMYSKCGLVEDARRVFNHMPEKNVFSWTSMIDGYGKNGYPNEALELFSIMQVDHLIVPNYVTFLSALSACAHSGLVAKGREIFESMERDYSMKPRMEHYACMVDIFGRSGSLNQALEFVINMTERPDSDVWAALLSSCRLHGDVELANLAANELFKLNSSSRPGAYVALSNALADAGRWDGVSELREIMKIRGISKGTGFSWVGTDGSLKAFFAGQQT